A window of the Macrobrachium rosenbergii isolate ZJJX-2024 chromosome 43, ASM4041242v1, whole genome shotgun sequence genome harbors these coding sequences:
- the CCT4 gene encoding T-complex protein 1 subunit delta: MSAKSAVPSMKVPSKSEFKDKEKPAQIRSSNIVAAKAVSDAIKTSLGPRGMDKMIQDSKGEVTITNDGATILKQMKVLHPAAKMLVELSQAQDAEAGDGTTSVVILAGAMLETAQKLLIKGFHPSNISDSLLHFATKAVEVLESMAIPVDLSDRSSLLKSANTSLNSKVVHEHSGMLAPMAVDAVLKIVDPSKDTNVDLKDIRIIKKLGETVEDSQLVDGIVFTQKTQGYGGPNKMEKAKIGLIQFCISPPKTDMDNTVLIRDYAAMDRVLREERQYILNITKKIKAAGCNVLLIQKSILRDAVSDLALHLLAKQKIMVVKDIEREDIEFVCKTLGCRPVASLDHFTPECMGSAELAEEIQAGGSKFVKITGVQNPGRTVSILLRGSNKQVLEEADRSLHDALCVIRCLVKKRFLIPGGGAPEAELSVKLTQYAHSLTGMDAYCFRAFAEALEVIPAILAENAGLSPISTVTELRNRHARGETHAGVNVRKGSISNIIDENVLQPLLVSTSAITLSAECVRSILKIDDIVNVIR; the protein is encoded by the exons cTGTGTCAGATGCCATCAAGACCTCCCTAGGGCCACGGGGTATGGACAAAATGATCCAAGATAGTAAAGGAGAAGTTACAATTACAAACGATGGGGCAACCATCTTGAAGCAGATGAAGGTGCTCCACCCAGCTGCAAAAATGCTCGTGGAACTCTCCCAGGCTCAGGATGCAGAAGCTGGTGATGGCACCACCAGTGTTGTCATTTTAGCAG GTGCTATGTTGGAAACTGCTCAAAAGTTGTTAATCAAAGGCTTTCATCCATCCAACATTTCTGATTCACTTCTTCATTTCGCAACAAAAGCTGTAGAAGTTCTTGAGTCCATGGCCATTCCAGTTGACCTATCAGATCGTTCTTCTCTTCTGAAGAGTGCAAATACCTCTCTTAATTCCAAG gtTGTTCACGAACATTCAGGCATGTTAGCCCCAATGGCTGTGGATGCAGTTCTCAAAATTGTAGATCCAAGCAAAGACACAAATGTTGACCTTAAAGACATTCGCATCATCAAGAAACTCGGTGAAACTGTGGAGGACTCACAATTGGTTGATGGCATTGTTTTCACACAAAAGACTCAGGGCTATGGAGGACCTAACAAAATGGAGAAGGCTAAGATTGGTCTGATTCAGTTTTGCATCTCACCTCCTAAAACTGAT ATGGATAACACAGTGTTAATTCGAGACTATGCTGCCATGGACCGTGTCTTGAGGGAAGAGAGACAGTATATTcttaatataacaaagaaaatcaaagctGCAGGTTGCAATGTTCTTTTGATTCAAAAATCTATTCTCAG GGATGCAGTCAGTGATCTTGCACTTCATCTGCTAGCTAAACAAAAGATTATGGTTGTGAAGGATATTGAAAGAGAAGACATCGAGTTTGTTTGCAAAACTCTTGGTTGCCGACCTGTTGCATCTCTAGATCACTTCACACCTGAGTGCATGGGGTCTGCAGAATTGGCAGAAGAGATACAGGCTGGTGGCAGCAAATTTGTGAAGATTACAGGTGTACAGAACCCTGGCAGAACAGTGTCCATTTTACTCAGAGGCAGTAACAAACAG gtatTGGAAGAAGCTGATAGATCACTCCATGATGCCTTGTGTGTTATTCGTTGTTTAGTAAAGAAAAGGTTCCTTATTCCTGGTGGTGGAGCTccagaagcagagctatcagtTAAACTTACTCAGTATGCACATTCTCTAACTGGTATGGATGCCTATTGTTTTAG GGCTTTTGCTGAAGCTCTAGAAGTAATTCCTGCCATTCTGGCAGAAAATGCTGGTCTCAGTCCTATCTCAACTGTCACAGAACTGCGCAACAGACATGCACGTGGGGAGACCCATGCTGGTGTTAATGTGCGAAAG GGTAGCATTTCTAATATTATTGATGAGAATGTATTGCAACCCTTGTTGGTGTCTACCTCTGCCATTACTCTGTCAGCCGAGTGTGTGCGGTCCATTCTCAAAATTGATGACATT GTGAATGTGATTCGTTGA